In Meiothermus sp. CFH 77666, the sequence GCGCGAAAAGGGCTCCAATCGCAGCAACATCCGCTTTTTGGGGCTGCCTGCTGGTTACGAGTTTAGCACCCTTATAGAGGCCTTGCTGATGCTCGGCACCGGCGACAGCAAGCTGGGGGAGAAGTCGCAAGCCGATTTGCAAAAGGTAACCGCGCCCGTCCGGATGCAAGCCTTTGTGACCCCCACCTGCCCCTACTGCCCCCAGGCCGTGCTGGCCACCTTCAAAATGGCCTACCACAACCCTAACGTGATAGCCGAAGGCGTGGAGGCCAATGAGTTCCCCACCCTTTCGCGCCGCTACAACATCTCTGGCGTACCCGACACCATCATCAGCGGCAACACCCAGCAGCGCATTTTAGGCGGGCAGCCCGATCGGGTCTTTGTAGAGGCGGCCATCAAGGCCAGCTCCGGAGTGGTGGCATGAGGCTACTGGCCTTACTCCTGGCCGTTCTTCCCTTTGGGTTGGCCCAAACAAAAATCGTCACAGTAGACGACCTGAAGGCGGCCTTATCCAACCCCAGGGTGTTTGTGATTGATGTGCGTACCCAAGAGGAGTTCGCTCAGGGGCACATCAAGGGCGCGGTCAACTGGCCGGTGCAGGAGATCGACCGCTGGTGGAACCGGGTGCCCAAGGATCGGGTGGTCTACATCCACTGCAATACGCAAAACCGCAGCGGGGTGGCGGTGCGATACCTGATGGGTAAGGGATACCAGAACCTCAACCTGGTGCATGGGGGCATTCAGGCCTGGATGGCCAAAGGATACCCCACCACC encodes:
- a CDS encoding thioredoxin family protein encodes the protein MFLDEKIQGQVREMLAPIQNPVELVVFTTSGIELPGQEVGLQDETLGLLKEVVALNPNLSLEQRSLHADPEAQALGLNYAPTILLREKGSNRSNIRFLGLPAGYEFSTLIEALLMLGTGDSKLGEKSQADLQKVTAPVRMQAFVTPTCPYCPQAVLATFKMAYHNPNVIAEGVEANEFPTLSRRYNISGVPDTIISGNTQQRILGGQPDRVFVEAAIKASSGVVA
- a CDS encoding rhodanese-like domain-containing protein, with the protein product MRLLALLLAVLPFGLAQTKIVTVDDLKAALSNPRVFVIDVRTQEEFAQGHIKGAVNWPVQEIDRWWNRVPKDRVVYIHCNTQNRSGVAVRYLMGKGYQNLNLVHGGIQAWMAKGYPTTR